The Victivallis sp. Marseille-Q1083 DNA window ACGCGGCCAAAAAAATCGCCGCTTCTCTGCAGGCAGCCGACCATATGGTCATCGACATCGACCTGCGGCGCTGGGGCGGTTCGGCGCTGACCTCCGACCTGCCGGTGCCAGACGCCCATTCGACCGACGGCATTCCGGTCACCTACGTGCCGGCGCGCAACCTGATCTTCCTGTCGTTCGCGGTCGGTTATGCCGAAGTGCTGGAGGCGCGCGATATTTTCATCGGCGTCAACTCGGTGGATTATTCCGGTTACCCGGACTGCCGGGCGGCTTTCATCGATTCGTTCCGGGAAACCGCCCGGCTCGGGACCAAAGCCTGTGATGAAAAGTGGCAATTCAACATCCGGACGCCGCTGCAAACCCTGTCCAAAGCCGAAATCATCCGGCGCGGCCTGGCGCTCGGCGTCGATTACAGCCTGACCACCAGTTGCTACAATCCGGACGAAAACGGCTTCAGTTGCGGCAAATGCGACAGTTGCGCCCTGCGTCATGCCGGATTCGCCGAGGCCGGCGTCGCCGATCCCACCCGCTACCGGACCGACCGGCCATGACGGTATTCAGCCAGATCAAAGCGTTCATCCGCTATTATCTCCCGCACCGGCGACTGTTCTACTGGGACTTGGCTTCGGTGATCAGCCAGGCGGTGCTGACCGTGCTGATTCCGTACGTCACCTACCTGATTTTCGACACCTATCTGCCGGGCGCCGAACTGGGACCGCTGCTGGCGGCGGTCGCGCTTCTGCTGTTCCTGACCATTCTGACCACCATCGGCGAATACGTCGCACTGCGCTGGGGACACTACCTCGGCGCCCGGATGGAGGCGGACATGCGCAGCGACCTCTTCTCTCATCTGCAGAAGCTGTCGTTCAGCTATTTCGACCGGACCAAGACCGGCCATATCATGTCGCGGATTTCCAATGATCTGACCCAGTTGGCCGAAGTCGCCCACCACGCGCCGGAGGACCTGCTGATCGCCGTCATCACGCTGGCCGGCGCTTTCGGCGTCATGTTCTACCTCAACTGGCTGCTGGCCGGCATCACGCTGCTGCCGCTGCCGCTGATCGTTTTCTGGGGAGCCATCCACCAGCGGCGCATGCACGCCGGTTTCCGCGACGTCCGGGTCAAGGTAGCCGAAATCAACAGCCAGGTGGAAAACTCCATCCAGGGGATCCGGGAAGTCAAGTCCTATACCAACGAACCGCTGGAAATCGACCGCTTCCTCCGGGTGAACCGCGACTACCGCACCGCCAAGGAAAGCGTCTACAACGTCATGGCTTCCTTCCATGCCGGCATCACCTTCCTGATCCAGAGTTATTCGCTGCTGTTCATCGCCGCCGGCGCGATCATGGTCTATTTCGGACGGGCCAACCTGGCGCAGGTCATCGCCTTTTCGATGTATTCGCGTTATGTGACGATGCCGATCTTCCGGATGGTCAACTTCACCGAGCAGTTCCAGCAGGGGCTGACCGCGTTCGAACGCTTCCAGGACATCCTGAACGAACAGCCGGACATCAAGGACCGGCCCGGCGCCGTCGCGCCGGCCTCGATCACCGGCCGCATCCGCTTCGAACAGGTGTTCTTCCGTTATCCGGAACAGGATGAGCACCAGGATTGGGTGCTCAATAACGTCAACCTCGATATCCCGGCCGGTCACACCGTCGCGCTGGTCGGCGAGTCCGGCGCCGGCAAAACCACGCTGGCCGCGCTGATCCCCCGCTTCTATGAAGTTTCCGGCGGCAAACTGTTGATCGATGACTGGGAGGTGGCCCAATTGCAGCAGAAGGCGTTGCGCGCCAACATCGGCATCGTTCAACAGACGCCGTTCCTGTTCGACACCACCATCCGCGAAAACATCCTGTTCGGCAAACCGGGCGCCAGCGACGCGGAGCTCATCGAAGCGGCCCGGCTCGCCAACATCCTCGACTTCATCGAAACGCTGCCGGACCGCTTCGACACCGCCGTCGGCGAACACGGCGTCAAACTTTCCGGCGGTCAGCGGCAGCGCATTTCGCTGGCGCGGGTATTCCTCAAAAATCCGCCGATCCTGATTTTCGACGAGGCGACCAGCGCACTGGACAACCAGTCCGAAGCGCTGGTGCAGGAGGCGATGGGACGGTTATGCCGGGGGCGGACCACCATCATCATCGCACACCGGCTGTCGACGGTGCGCAACGCCGACTTCATTTACTGCCTGCGCGACGGCAAAATCGTCGAAGCCGGCACCCACCAGCAATTGCTGGCGCTGGAAGGCTATTACCAAATGTTGTATTCCATGCACTCATTTTAACCGATAAGAGGGTTTGCCATGAAGGAACTGCTGCATCAAGCCAAAATCATCTGGAACGACAATCCGCTGCCGCAAAAAAATCAATACGTCGCGTTCCGCCGGGAATTCCAAACCTCCGGCGGCGGCGGACGGGTCGCCCTTGCCGCCGACAGCAACTTCCTGGCTTACCTGAACGGCCGCGAAATCGGCCGCGGCCAATTCTCCGACGCGCCGCAGGACCGGACCTACACCGTCTTCGACACCGAATTCCGGCCGGGCTGCAATGTGCTGGAAGTGCTGGTCTATTACTGCGGCGGCAATTTCTCCACCTATGCGGCCGGCCAGGCCGGCCTGATCGGCGCCATCCGCTGCGGCAACACCGCCATTGTCACCGACCGCCGCTGGCATTGCGCCGTGCAGACCGGTTTCCGGCAGGGCGAGTATGAGAAACTCACGACGCAACTGGGTTACGTCGTCTGTTACGACGCCGCCCGCGCCATTGAATTTCCGCTCGGCGCCCAGCCGCCCGGCCCGGAGTGGC harbors:
- the queC gene encoding 7-cyano-7-deazaguanine synthase QueC, which translates into the protein MDTPKKRAVVLLSGGLDSATCLAIARAEGFDCYALSFDYRQRHHCELDAAKKIAASLQAADHMVIDIDLRRWGGSALTSDLPVPDAHSTDGIPVTYVPARNLIFLSFAVGYAEVLEARDIFIGVNSVDYSGYPDCRAAFIDSFRETARLGTKACDEKWQFNIRTPLQTLSKAEIIRRGLALGVDYSLTTSCYNPDENGFSCGKCDSCALRHAGFAEAGVADPTRYRTDRP
- a CDS encoding ABC transporter ATP-binding protein; this encodes MTVFSQIKAFIRYYLPHRRLFYWDLASVISQAVLTVLIPYVTYLIFDTYLPGAELGPLLAAVALLLFLTILTTIGEYVALRWGHYLGARMEADMRSDLFSHLQKLSFSYFDRTKTGHIMSRISNDLTQLAEVAHHAPEDLLIAVITLAGAFGVMFYLNWLLAGITLLPLPLIVFWGAIHQRRMHAGFRDVRVKVAEINSQVENSIQGIREVKSYTNEPLEIDRFLRVNRDYRTAKESVYNVMASFHAGITFLIQSYSLLFIAAGAIMVYFGRANLAQVIAFSMYSRYVTMPIFRMVNFTEQFQQGLTAFERFQDILNEQPDIKDRPGAVAPASITGRIRFEQVFFRYPEQDEHQDWVLNNVNLDIPAGHTVALVGESGAGKTTLAALIPRFYEVSGGKLLIDDWEVAQLQQKALRANIGIVQQTPFLFDTTIRENILFGKPGASDAELIEAARLANILDFIETLPDRFDTAVGEHGVKLSGGQRQRISLARVFLKNPPILIFDEATSALDNQSEALVQEAMGRLCRGRTTIIIAHRLSTVRNADFIYCLRDGKIVEAGTHQQLLALEGYYQMLYSMHSF